The following coding sequences lie in one Mycobacterium sp. DL440 genomic window:
- a CDS encoding TetR/AcrR family transcriptional regulator, whose amino-acid sequence MAKPLIPVEAIYDHALALIDADGAQALNARRLAADLKCSTRTLYQQVGNREELIRALVGRHFSQLQLDFHEYDTWESTARQWSLALLGALQAHPFLTQLMTIDDRAAVESYVDKLLKSLVRSGIDRRLATEFCRSLVNTTINHTIVETQALHPAPPTRTGGVDAKRRQRSFLRTIDWIIGGVRQDALSATTASRR is encoded by the coding sequence ATGGCTAAGCCGCTCATACCGGTCGAGGCGATTTACGACCACGCCTTGGCACTGATCGACGCCGATGGTGCGCAGGCGCTCAACGCGCGTCGCCTGGCTGCGGACCTCAAGTGCTCCACCCGCACGCTCTACCAGCAGGTGGGAAATCGCGAAGAGCTGATTCGGGCGCTCGTCGGCCGCCACTTCTCGCAGCTGCAATTGGACTTCCACGAATACGACACCTGGGAGTCCACAGCCCGCCAGTGGAGTCTCGCGCTACTCGGCGCGCTGCAGGCGCATCCGTTCCTAACCCAACTGATGACTATCGATGACCGCGCTGCCGTCGAGTCCTATGTCGATAAGTTGCTGAAGTCGCTGGTGCGGTCCGGGATCGACCGCCGGCTCGCCACGGAGTTCTGCCGGTCGTTGGTGAACACGACGATCAACCACACGATTGTCGAAACGCAGGCGCTGCACCCGGCGCCACCTACCCGCACTGGTGGCGTCGATGCGAAGAGGCGCCAGCGGTCCTTTCTGCGAACCATCGACTGGATCATCGGCGGCGTACGCCAGGACGCGCTTTCAGCGACAACCGCCAGTCGCCGCTAG